In Astatotilapia calliptera chromosome 23, fAstCal1.2, whole genome shotgun sequence, a genomic segment contains:
- the LOC113016276 gene encoding granzyme B(G,H)-like yields the protein MLGLQKFLLVCVLACFVQLAHGSEIIHGTKAPENSMQYMASVQNNKGERVCGGFLMTEDFVVSAAHCDGSLTHVVLGNHNLKNGSHQKIKIENKTIHENYQQVGLGNDIMLIKLSEKVKLGHGVEKIKLPQAEINLKENQVCQVAGWGTTKTHGKPVDELRVVDVSVIQRKVCEPQWPGLPANVICAGGYETDKGFCQGDSGGPLVCDGLAVGIVSFNYKENCSYPNKPNIYTDISKYLQWINRIVKSRKYEE from the exons ATGCTCGGTCTGCAGAAATTTCTACTCGTCTGTGTCCTGGCATGCTTCGTACAACTTG CACATGGAAGTGAAATCATACATGGTACAAAAGCCCCAGAGAACTCGATGCAGTACATGGCCTCTGTGCAGAACAACAAGGGTGAACGTGTTTGTGGAGGATTTCTCATGACTGAGGACTTTGTAGTGTCGGCTGCACACTGTGATGGCTC CCTCACACACGTCGTTCTCGGCAACCACAATCTCAAGAATGGCAGTcatcaaaaaataaagattGAAAACAAAACCATCCATGAAAATTATCAACAGGTTGGACTGGGTAATGACATCATGCTGATTAAA CTGTCTGAGAAAGTTAAACTGGGCCATGGTGTAGAAAAAATTAAGCTTCCACAGGCTGAAATAAACCTAAAAGAAAACCAAGTGTGTCAGGTGGCTGGATGGGGAACAACTAAAACTCACGGTAAACCTGTTGATGAGCTGAGGGTGGTGGACGTGTCTGTCATTCAACGAAAGGTCTGTGAGCCCCAGTGGCCTGGTCTTCCTGCCAATGTTATCTGTGCAGGTGGATATGAGACAGACAAAGGATTCTGTCAG GGAGATTCTGGTGGTCCTCTGGTGTGCGACGGGTTGGCTGTTGGCATTGTTTCTTTCAACTATAAAGAAAACTGCAGTTACCCCAATAAACCCAACATCTATACAGACATCTCAAAATACCTTCAGTGGATCAACAGGATTGTGAAATCCAGAAAATATGAGGAGTAA